The following coding sequences lie in one Acipenser ruthenus chromosome 47, fAciRut3.2 maternal haplotype, whole genome shotgun sequence genomic window:
- the LOC117401231 gene encoding uncharacterized protein LOC117401231, which produces MSSQPRQSEPGFLEKSHQKLLDLMGQSLRRDQPFIGTNRPIEAGVTGQRHQTKPGFTGPHRHKQQGSPRRKRQTDLNFNRQSVQTEPGFTGPKYHSVRDQISRVVLDLETVLGGLKQVHQEMKELVQQIDKLTSKLDLTGEESGNGYRSDTVTSTSSSSGVVVSNKAGGHQQRTKPKVAASFSTTKQRQAKPPPAPFPVFRMSNNCGADRPIVPTMAPAVRRDLPPTATRERLQMEEPVWLPRRQGNAGGRVSHPLLQERPGFRSSITVYPGSCSGRQKPPFCPPNGEVVRLPSGTASAPASRYQLPSSLMNQHYPTPRRITSTAV; this is translated from the exons ATGTCTTCTCAGCCCAGACAATCAGAACCGGGATTTTTAGAAAAGAGCCACCAGAAACTACTGGACCTTATGGGGCAGAGCCTTCGGAGAGACCAACCCTTCATTGGAACGAATAGGCCTATTGAAGCAGGCGTTACTGGACAGAGGCATCAGACAAAACCGGGCTTCACTGGACCACACCGTCACAAACAGCAAGGATCTCCAAGACGGAAGCGTCAGACAGACCTGAATTTTAACAGACAAAGCGTTCAGACAGAACCGGGCTTCACTGGGCCGAAGTACCATTCAGTCCGGGATCAGATTAGCCGGGTGGTTCTGGATTTGGAGACAGTTCTGGGGGGACTGAAGCAGGTCCATCAGGAGATGAAGGAG CTCGTCCAGCAAATAGACAAGCTGACCTCCAAGCTTGACCTGACAGGGGAGGAGTCCGGCAATGGTTACCGTAGCGACACCGTGACCAGCACCAGCAGCTCGAGCGGGGTCGTAGTGTCCAATAAGGCCGGCGGTCATCAGCAGCGGACAAAGCCAAAGGTGGCGGCGTCCTTTTCGACAACCAAACAACGTCAAGCAAAGCCTCCACCTGCACCCTTTCCAGTATTCAGAATGTCAAACAACTGTGGAGCAGACAGGCCTATCGTACCCACAATGGCACCAGCAGTCAGGAGAGACCTTCCGCCAACAGCCACCAGGGAGCGACTGCAGATGGAAGAACCAGTCTGGCTGCCGAGGCGACAGGGGAACGCGGGGGGCAGAGTCTCCCATCCTCTCTTGCAGGAGCGGCCAGGCTTCAGGTCCAGCATTACTGTCTATCCTGGGAGCTGCTCTGGGAGGCAAAAGCCACCATTCTGTCCTCCAAACGGAGAGGTTGTCAGGCTTCCCAGTGGCACAGCCTCAGCCCCAGCCAGCCGTTACCAGCTTCCCAGCTCCCTCATGAATCAACACTACCCCACCCCACGCAGGATCACCTCAACTGCAGTGTGA
- the LOC117428949 gene encoding tumor necrosis factor alpha-induced protein 8-like protein 1 isoform X1, translating into MEEVDVDSDLLDDSMDTFSTKNLALQAQKKLMSKMATKSVAHMFIDDTSSEVLDELYRVAKEYTRNRKEAQKVIKNLIKTVVKLGVLYRNNQFNGEELALVERFRRKVHTLAMTAVSFHQIEFTFDRRVLSAMLNDCRELLHQAINRHLTGKSHARVNHVFNLFADCDFLAALYGPSEVYRPHLQKICEGINKMLDDGNL; encoded by the exons atgGAAGAGGTGGATGTGGACTCGGATCTCCTGGACG ACAGCATGGACACCTTCAGCACTAAGAACCTGGCCCTGCAGGCGCAGAAGAAGCTGATGAGCAAGATGGCGACCAAGTCGGTGGCCCACATGTTCATCGACGACACCAGCAGCGAGGTCCTGGACGAGCTGTACCGCGTGGCCAAGGAGTACACGCGGAACCGCAAGGAGGCGCAGAAGGTTATCAAGAACCTCATCAAGACGGTGGTGAAGCTGGGCGTGCTCTACCGCAACAACCAGTTCAACGGGGAGGAGCTGGCCCTGGTGGAGCGCTTCCGCAGGAAGGTCCACACCCTGGCCATGACGGCGGTCAGCTTCCACCAGATCGAGTTCACCTTCGACCGCCGCGTCCTCTCCGCCATGCTCAACGACTGCAGGGAGCTCCTGCATCAAGCCATCAACCGCCACCTGACCGGCAAGTCCCACGCCAGGGTCAACCACGTCTTCAACCTCTTCGCAGACTGCGACTTCCTGGCTGCCCTCTACGGGCCCTCGGAGGTCTACCGGCCGCACCTGCAGAAGATCTGCGAGGGCATCAACAAAATGCTGGACGATGGTAACCTCTGA
- the LOC117428949 gene encoding tumor necrosis factor alpha-induced protein 8-like protein 1 isoform X2, with translation MDTFSTKNLALQAQKKLMSKMATKSVAHMFIDDTSSEVLDELYRVAKEYTRNRKEAQKVIKNLIKTVVKLGVLYRNNQFNGEELALVERFRRKVHTLAMTAVSFHQIEFTFDRRVLSAMLNDCRELLHQAINRHLTGKSHARVNHVFNLFADCDFLAALYGPSEVYRPHLQKICEGINKMLDDGNL, from the coding sequence ATGGACACCTTCAGCACTAAGAACCTGGCCCTGCAGGCGCAGAAGAAGCTGATGAGCAAGATGGCGACCAAGTCGGTGGCCCACATGTTCATCGACGACACCAGCAGCGAGGTCCTGGACGAGCTGTACCGCGTGGCCAAGGAGTACACGCGGAACCGCAAGGAGGCGCAGAAGGTTATCAAGAACCTCATCAAGACGGTGGTGAAGCTGGGCGTGCTCTACCGCAACAACCAGTTCAACGGGGAGGAGCTGGCCCTGGTGGAGCGCTTCCGCAGGAAGGTCCACACCCTGGCCATGACGGCGGTCAGCTTCCACCAGATCGAGTTCACCTTCGACCGCCGCGTCCTCTCCGCCATGCTCAACGACTGCAGGGAGCTCCTGCATCAAGCCATCAACCGCCACCTGACCGGCAAGTCCCACGCCAGGGTCAACCACGTCTTCAACCTCTTCGCAGACTGCGACTTCCTGGCTGCCCTCTACGGGCCCTCGGAGGTCTACCGGCCGCACCTGCAGAAGATCTGCGAGGGCATCAACAAAATGCTGGACGATGGTAACCTCTGA